A DNA window from Chitinibacter fontanus contains the following coding sequences:
- the folC gene encoding bifunctional tetrahydrofolate synthase/dihydrofolate synthase, which produces MSDCVVTSQPQSLPEWLAYLEALHPVAIDMGLDRVKTVQQRLALYPLCPVITVAGTNGKGSVCAMVTRILSLSGYKVGTYTSPHLLHYNERIAINGTPVSDEAIVSSFAAIEAVRDEVSLSYFEFGTLAAVHQFMAQQVDAMVLEVGLGGRLDAVNIFEPSASAVVTIGIDHQAYLGDTREAIAVEKAGVYRANKPALCADPRPPQTLIDTANTIGADLQLIGRDFGFEMQAEGQQWVWWSTQGVRKNALPIPALRGKYQMANAALALGLLEAVKSDLPVSLGDIKRGLLEVEWPARFQVLPGRPTVVLDVAHNPHAAAVFRASLDNMGFHPVTHAVLGMMQDKDIAGVIDLVADRIDVWHLAAPKLPRAAQSDHLAEIILKQAPRAQVRQYDSVEKAYHAACEAANEADRILVFGSFFTVAEVMQARGQ; this is translated from the coding sequence ATGTCGGATTGCGTAGTAACAAGCCAGCCGCAGAGCTTGCCTGAGTGGTTGGCTTATCTAGAGGCCTTGCATCCAGTTGCCATTGATATGGGGCTGGATCGCGTCAAAACTGTTCAGCAACGTTTGGCGCTTTATCCGCTTTGTCCAGTCATTACGGTGGCGGGTACCAACGGCAAAGGCTCTGTTTGCGCCATGGTGACGCGTATACTCTCGCTGTCTGGCTACAAGGTTGGCACCTACACCTCGCCACATTTGCTGCATTACAACGAGCGGATTGCCATTAATGGCACGCCGGTCTCGGATGAGGCCATTGTAAGTAGTTTTGCGGCGATTGAAGCAGTGCGTGACGAGGTCTCACTGAGCTACTTTGAATTTGGCACACTAGCGGCGGTCCATCAGTTTATGGCTCAGCAAGTTGATGCCATGGTGCTGGAAGTGGGTTTGGGTGGTCGTCTAGATGCGGTCAATATTTTCGAGCCCAGTGCTTCGGCCGTAGTAACAATTGGTATCGACCATCAGGCCTATCTGGGTGATACGCGCGAAGCGATTGCGGTAGAAAAAGCCGGTGTTTATCGTGCTAACAAGCCTGCTTTGTGCGCTGATCCGCGTCCACCGCAAACACTCATTGACACGGCAAATACGATTGGCGCCGATTTGCAATTAATCGGGCGCGATTTTGGCTTTGAGATGCAGGCCGAAGGGCAGCAGTGGGTTTGGTGGAGCACACAAGGCGTGCGCAAAAATGCATTGCCGATTCCTGCGTTGCGCGGCAAATATCAAATGGCGAATGCGGCATTAGCACTAGGTTTGCTTGAGGCCGTGAAGAGTGATTTGCCGGTTAGTCTAGGTGATATTAAACGTGGTTTGCTGGAGGTCGAGTGGCCCGCGCGCTTCCAGGTATTGCCCGGCAGGCCAACTGTAGTGCTGGATGTGGCGCATAACCCCCATGCCGCAGCGGTATTTCGTGCTTCACTTGATAATATGGGCTTTCATCCAGTCACCCATGCTGTATTGGGCATGATGCAAGACAAGGATATTGCTGGCGTGATTGATCTAGTGGCTGATCGAATTGATGTCTGGCATCTGGCTGCGCCCAAGCTGCCGCGAGCGGCGCAGTCCGATCATCTGGCCGAGATCATCCTGAAACAAGCCCCTCGTGCGCAAGTGCGTCAGTACGATTCAGTCGAAAAAGCCTACCATGCAGCCTGTGAGGCGGCCAATGAAGCTGATAGAATCTTGGTTTTTGGTTCTTTCTTCACTGTGGCTGAAGTGATGCAGGCACGTGGACAATAA
- the trpB gene encoding tryptophan synthase subunit beta, which translates to MNDKYQQPDARGHFGQHGGIYVAETLIPALEELKHEFEAAINDPAFMAEYRHDLKHYVGRPSPIYHAERWSKAIGGAQIYLKREDLNHTGAHKVNNTIGQALLARRMGKKRVIAETGAGQHGVASATVAARYGMECVVYMGAEDVARQAPNVFRMKLLGATVVAVESGTRTLKDAMNEAMRDWVTNVDSTYYIIGTAAGPHPYPQLVRDFQVVIGEECKVQMQEMLGRQPDAVIACVGGGSNAIGIFHPYINVPGVRLIGVEAGGDGVETGRHAAPLTSNAKAGVLHGQRSYLMHDENGQISETHSMSAGLDYPGVGPEHSYLKDIGRAEYVAINDDEAMQGFHDLCKYEGIIPALESSHALAQAAKMAATMRPDEILLVNLSGRGDKDIPTIAKKLGIQL; encoded by the coding sequence ATGAACGATAAATATCAGCAGCCAGATGCACGTGGACACTTTGGTCAGCACGGCGGCATTTATGTCGCAGAGACTTTGATCCCGGCACTAGAAGAACTCAAGCACGAATTTGAGGCAGCCATTAACGACCCAGCTTTTATGGCTGAATATCGCCATGATCTGAAGCATTACGTTGGTCGTCCAAGCCCGATTTATCATGCTGAGCGCTGGTCAAAAGCCATCGGCGGGGCGCAGATTTATCTGAAGCGCGAAGACTTGAATCACACCGGTGCGCACAAAGTGAACAACACCATTGGCCAAGCCTTGCTGGCGCGCCGGATGGGTAAAAAACGCGTGATCGCCGAAACGGGGGCCGGTCAGCATGGCGTAGCTTCGGCCACCGTGGCTGCTCGCTATGGCATGGAGTGCGTTGTGTATATGGGCGCAGAAGACGTTGCTCGTCAGGCGCCGAATGTTTTCCGCATGAAGCTGCTCGGTGCAACCGTAGTTGCAGTGGAGTCGGGCACTCGTACGCTGAAAGATGCTATGAACGAAGCGATGCGTGACTGGGTCACCAATGTGGATTCAACTTACTACATCATCGGAACTGCCGCTGGCCCACACCCATATCCACAGTTGGTGCGCGACTTCCAAGTGGTGATTGGTGAGGAATGTAAAGTGCAGATGCAAGAAATGCTCGGTCGTCAGCCTGATGCGGTGATTGCTTGTGTTGGTGGTGGCTCGAACGCGATTGGTATTTTCCATCCATATATCAATGTGCCTGGCGTGCGCCTGATCGGCGTTGAGGCTGGTGGCGATGGGGTTGAAACCGGGCGTCATGCGGCACCGTTGACCTCGAATGCCAAAGCGGGTGTGTTACACGGTCAGCGCTCTTATCTAATGCATGATGAAAATGGCCAGATCAGTGAAACCCATTCAATGTCAGCAGGGCTGGATTACCCAGGGGTAGGCCCAGAGCACAGCTACTTAAAAGACATTGGCCGCGCCGAATACGTAGCGATCAATGATGATGAGGCCATGCAAGGCTTCCATGACTTGTGCAAATACGAGGGGATTATTCCTGCGCTTGAGTCGAGTCACGCACTGGCACAGGCGGCAAAAATGGCCGCTACAATGCGTCCTGATGAAATTTTGCTGGTGAATTTGTCGGGCCGTGGCGATAAAGATATCCCTACGATTGCAAAAAAACTCGGCATTCAACTTTAA
- the trpA gene encoding tryptophan synthase subunit alpha, producing the protein MSRIDLVMQNLKAANRQALIPFITAGDPNPDSTVNLMHALVAGGADILELGVPFSDPMADGPVIQRASERALKYNVSLRDVLAYVAQFRTTNTTTPVVLMGYANPVEAMGYEAFASAAVAAGVDGVLTVDMPPEEAEESVTVFKKHGLDPIFLLAPTTPESRVKEVARLASGYVYYVSLKGVTGSANLDVANVASKLDFLKQYLNIPIGVGFGIRDAESAKNVAKIADAVVIGSRLVQEVEQGEAGLAERLTEFLSGVRAAMDTARV; encoded by the coding sequence ATGTCACGTATTGATTTGGTTATGCAAAACCTCAAGGCGGCAAACCGCCAGGCCTTGATTCCTTTTATTACTGCGGGCGATCCAAATCCAGATAGCACGGTGAATTTGATGCATGCCCTCGTGGCGGGTGGTGCTGATATTCTTGAGTTGGGCGTGCCGTTTTCTGATCCGATGGCCGACGGTCCGGTGATTCAGCGTGCGTCTGAGCGAGCGTTGAAATACAACGTATCGCTGCGCGACGTGTTGGCCTATGTGGCGCAATTTCGTACCACTAATACTACGACACCCGTGGTGCTAATGGGCTACGCCAACCCAGTTGAAGCGATGGGCTACGAAGCATTCGCCAGCGCTGCGGTGGCTGCTGGCGTTGATGGCGTACTCACTGTGGATATGCCGCCGGAAGAAGCCGAAGAATCTGTGACTGTATTCAAAAAACATGGTTTGGATCCGATTTTCTTGCTTGCGCCAACCACGCCTGAGTCGCGCGTTAAAGAAGTCGCGCGCTTAGCGAGTGGTTACGTCTATTATGTGTCGCTCAAAGGCGTTACTGGTTCGGCTAATCTGGATGTCGCCAATGTGGCGAGTAAGTTGGACTTTTTGAAACAGTATCTCAATATTCCAATCGGTGTTGGTTTTGGTATTCGTGATGCTGAATCGGCTAAAAATGTTGCAAAAATTGCGGATGCTGTAGTGATTGGTTCGCGATTGGTGCAAGAAGTTGAACAAGGTGAGGCAGGCTTGGCTGAACGCCTTACTGAATTTCTGTCAGGCGTACGCGCTGCAATGGATACAGCCCGCGTTTAA
- the rlmB gene encoding 23S rRNA (guanosine(2251)-2'-O)-methyltransferase RlmB — MQKKIIHGFHAVTARLRRFPDSVLELYVSSERTDPRMKDLLKAAKDADQKVTPMSADRLDGLAGHVRHQGVAAMIDSDKSYLSIEDVLDDLDEPAFLLILDGITDPHNLGACLRVADAMGVHAVIAPKDKCVGINATVSKVACGAAEVVPYVMVTNLARTIRDLKERGIWIVGTDAEGSCDLYSYGQTGPIAWVLGNEGDGMRRLTRELCDTLVSIPMFGSVESLNVSVATGIVLSESRRQRLAAKKSAPNT, encoded by the coding sequence ATGCAAAAGAAAATCATCCACGGCTTTCACGCTGTTACCGCCCGCTTGCGCCGCTTTCCCGATAGCGTATTAGAGCTTTACGTCAGCAGTGAACGTACCGATCCGCGGATGAAAGATCTGCTCAAAGCCGCCAAAGACGCCGACCAGAAAGTGACGCCAATGTCGGCTGATCGCCTGGATGGCTTGGCTGGACATGTCCGTCATCAGGGCGTAGCGGCGATGATTGACTCGGATAAAAGCTATCTGTCGATCGAAGATGTACTTGATGATCTGGATGAGCCAGCGTTTTTGCTGATCTTGGACGGGATTACCGATCCACACAATCTGGGCGCCTGTCTGCGTGTTGCCGATGCCATGGGGGTGCATGCCGTGATTGCACCGAAAGACAAATGTGTCGGCATCAACGCCACCGTGTCAAAAGTGGCCTGCGGCGCCGCTGAAGTGGTGCCGTATGTGATGGTGACGAATTTAGCGCGCACGATTCGTGATTTAAAAGAACGTGGCATCTGGATTGTGGGTACTGATGCTGAAGGTAGCTGCGATTTGTATAGCTATGGTCAAACCGGCCCGATTGCCTGGGTGCTGGGTAATGAAGGTGATGGCATGCGTCGCCTAACACGCGAGCTATGCGATACCTTGGTGTCGATTCCGATGTTTGGCTCTGTTGAAAGTTTAAATGTTTCGGTTGCGACGGGTATTGTGTTGTCGGAAAGCCGGCGCCAGCGCTTAGCGGCCAAAAAAAGTGCACCAAATACGTAA
- a CDS encoding phosphoribosylanthranilate isomerase: MPVPRIKVCGLRDRDTIFQTIEAGADAIGLVFYPPSPRHVSREAAAQLSASLPAFVTVVGLFVDAEPAFVSSVLESCAIDLLQFHGNEDLSDCIQFDRPFIKAIRVKPDTNLVEYAQRFVHPLCRGLLVDAWVDGVPGGTGEAFDWALLPERLPLPLILSGGLHPENVAQAIRKVKPWAVDVSSGVESSKGIKDLQRVQAFINAVHSVR; encoded by the coding sequence ATGCCCGTTCCACGTATTAAAGTTTGTGGCCTGCGTGATCGCGATACTATTTTTCAAACCATTGAAGCCGGAGCCGATGCGATTGGCTTGGTGTTTTATCCGCCCAGCCCGCGGCATGTTTCTCGGGAAGCCGCTGCGCAATTATCGGCCAGCTTGCCCGCCTTTGTGACGGTGGTTGGCTTGTTTGTGGATGCGGAGCCTGCTTTTGTAAGTTCTGTGTTGGAAAGTTGCGCAATCGACTTACTGCAATTTCATGGTAATGAAGATTTATCCGATTGTATTCAGTTTGATCGTCCTTTTATCAAGGCGATACGGGTTAAACCTGACACAAATTTGGTAGAATACGCTCAACGTTTTGTGCACCCACTCTGTCGGGGCCTTCTGGTTGATGCCTGGGTGGATGGCGTTCCAGGGGGGACTGGTGAGGCGTTTGATTGGGCTTTGTTGCCTGAGCGGCTGCCGCTGCCACTCATCTTGTCGGGGGGCTTGCACCCTGAGAATGTGGCGCAGGCCATCCGCAAAGTGAAGCCTTGGGCAGTGGATGTATCCAGTGGGGTGGAAAGCAGCAAAGGCATCAAAGATTTACAACGAGTTCAAGCATTCATTAATGCCGTACATAGTGTGAGATAA
- a CDS encoding SPOR domain-containing protein: MANVSDELLQLRKRARRRLVGAIALVVFALTVLWTALDGEPPKSLLDNQTVEIISSAPALSSVVASTPIALTASAAQGVVASVASAVVEVASLPVASTDEVPASRVAPVALPGKLVNHQENAPKAVPDSSQLTPEKSGAEPSVKAAVKVSPKPQVKPTLKPSPKPTAKPNVSKAVDPKAILEGGLDKSAETKKETGKQYYIQIGAYADPEKAAQTLKKLKDAGIPARSETVTTTKGELTRVRIGPGNDEAKAKAWMQRLDALGVPGTLVVKAAQ; this comes from the coding sequence ATGGCAAATGTTAGCGATGAGCTGCTGCAATTAAGAAAGCGTGCGCGCCGCCGTTTGGTTGGTGCAATTGCGTTGGTGGTCTTTGCGCTTACCGTGTTGTGGACGGCTCTCGACGGCGAACCGCCCAAGTCCTTGCTTGACAATCAGACGGTTGAAATCATTTCAAGCGCGCCGGCACTATCGTCTGTAGTGGCTTCTACGCCTATTGCTCTTACTGCAAGCGCAGCTCAGGGGGTGGTTGCATCTGTTGCTTCTGCAGTTGTTGAGGTCGCTTCACTGCCTGTTGCAAGTACTGATGAAGTACCGGCTTCCAGAGTCGCCCCTGTAGCACTCCCTGGAAAGCTGGTCAATCATCAGGAGAATGCACCCAAAGCCGTACCTGATAGCAGCCAACTTACCCCAGAAAAATCAGGCGCTGAGCCCTCAGTAAAAGCCGCGGTAAAGGTTAGTCCAAAACCGCAAGTCAAGCCTACGCTTAAGCCTTCACCCAAACCAACGGCTAAGCCAAATGTGAGTAAAGCTGTTGATCCAAAGGCAATTCTTGAGGGTGGTTTGGATAAGTCTGCCGAGACTAAAAAAGAGACGGGTAAGCAGTACTATATTCAAATTGGTGCTTATGCCGACCCAGAGAAAGCAGCTCAGACCTTAAAGAAACTAAAAGATGCTGGCATCCCCGCTCGTAGCGAGACAGTGACCACTACGAAAGGTGAGTTAACGCGGGTGCGAATCGGCCCGGGCAATGATGAGGCAAAGGCAAAAGCCTGGATGCAACGTTTGGATGCCTTAGGAGTGCCTGGCACCTTGGTGGTGAAGGCCGCACAATGA
- a CDS encoding O-succinylhomoserine sulfhydrylase gives MLDFENLHPDTLAVRAGTLRTEFGEHSDAMHLTSSFVVGSAEEASLKFTGQMPGYIYSRFTNPTVSAFEQRLAAMEGAERCVATASGMSAILSLCMGLLKAGDHIVSSNSLFGATIQLFNAYLGKFGVTVTYVSPTDVDAWAQAVTPATKLFFLETPSNPLTEVADVAAIAAVAHSHNALLVVDNCFCSPALQQPLKLGADIVVHSATKYIDGQGRVLGGAVVGSHAVLEPIYLFLRTAGPTLSPFNAWVLLKGLETLGIRMKAHCEKAMELATWLEAQPQVAKVYYPGLKSHPQYDLAQRQQSGGGGVVSFDLVGGKAAAWALIDKVELMSRTANLGDTRTTITHPATTSHGRLTPEARAAAGIGDGLVRISVGLEHVGDLIADLQQGL, from the coding sequence ATGCTGGATTTTGAAAACTTGCACCCAGATACCTTGGCCGTTCGTGCGGGCACGCTGCGTACCGAGTTTGGCGAGCATTCGGATGCCATGCACCTCACTTCCAGCTTTGTGGTTGGTTCGGCCGAAGAAGCGTCACTCAAATTCACTGGTCAAATGCCGGGCTATATCTATTCGCGCTTCACAAATCCAACCGTCAGTGCGTTTGAGCAGCGCTTAGCCGCAATGGAAGGCGCTGAGCGTTGCGTTGCCACGGCCTCTGGCATGAGTGCAATTTTGTCACTATGCATGGGCTTGCTCAAAGCAGGGGACCATATCGTGTCATCGAATAGCTTGTTTGGTGCAACGATCCAATTGTTTAATGCTTATTTGGGTAAATTTGGCGTAACGGTGACGTATGTCTCGCCAACCGACGTCGATGCTTGGGCGCAAGCAGTTACCCCTGCAACTAAATTGTTTTTCCTCGAAACACCATCCAATCCGCTCACCGAAGTCGCTGACGTGGCGGCGATTGCTGCCGTAGCGCATAGCCACAATGCTTTGCTCGTCGTTGATAACTGCTTCTGCTCGCCAGCCTTGCAGCAGCCATTGAAACTAGGGGCGGATATTGTTGTACATTCAGCGACCAAATACATCGATGGTCAGGGGCGCGTGCTCGGCGGTGCGGTCGTTGGCAGCCACGCAGTGCTGGAGCCTATTTATCTGTTTTTGCGCACGGCAGGCCCGACCTTGTCGCCGTTTAACGCTTGGGTTTTGCTTAAAGGCTTGGAAACGCTCGGTATTCGAATGAAAGCGCATTGCGAAAAGGCAATGGAACTGGCGACTTGGCTCGAAGCGCAGCCGCAAGTAGCCAAAGTGTATTACCCGGGGCTCAAATCACATCCGCAGTACGATCTGGCACAACGCCAGCAAAGCGGCGGCGGTGGCGTGGTGTCGTTTGATCTAGTGGGGGGCAAAGCTGCTGCTTGGGCACTCATCGATAAAGTTGAACTCATGAGTCGTACTGCGAACTTGGGCGATACACGCACGACAATTACGCATCCGGCAACGACTTCGCATGGCCGCTTGACCCCAGAGGCACGAGCTGCAGCAGGCATTGGTGATGGTTTGGTGCGGATTTCGGTGGGGCTGGAACACGTCGGTGATTTGATTGCTGATTTGCAACAAGGCCTGTAA
- the truA gene encoding tRNA pseudouridine(38-40) synthase TruA, whose protein sequence is MNLKRYALAVEYDGRAFKGWQVQPDAATVQGEMERAVGQMAGHSVRVHAAGRTDAGVHATRQIVHFDTPANRPLTAWVRGVNSFLPSGVAVLWAQEVPEEFHSRFVATARHYRYLLLQHPIRPSLLAGQVGWIHNELDLERIHAASRFLLGEHDFSSFRAAECQALSPVKEMLKIDIGSHGDLIYFDFSATAFLHHMVRNIMGALLHIGKGNEDPAWMQWLIEQRNRSVAPPTFMPDGLYLTGVSYPAKFNLPTEPVQRFGLI, encoded by the coding sequence TTGAATTTGAAACGCTATGCTTTAGCAGTAGAGTACGATGGGCGTGCCTTTAAAGGTTGGCAAGTACAGCCAGATGCGGCAACCGTGCAAGGTGAAATGGAGCGTGCAGTTGGTCAGATGGCAGGGCATTCCGTTCGTGTGCATGCTGCGGGCCGAACCGATGCGGGCGTACATGCAACACGGCAGATCGTTCATTTTGATACTCCTGCAAATCGGCCGCTTACCGCATGGGTGCGCGGTGTTAATAGTTTCTTACCATCCGGTGTAGCTGTGCTATGGGCGCAAGAAGTGCCAGAAGAGTTTCATTCCCGATTTGTAGCAACAGCACGCCACTATCGGTATTTATTGTTGCAACACCCAATTCGACCAAGTTTGCTTGCGGGGCAGGTGGGCTGGATACATAACGAGCTCGATTTAGAGCGGATACATGCCGCCAGCCGTTTTTTGCTGGGGGAGCACGATTTTAGTAGTTTTCGTGCTGCTGAATGTCAGGCTTTATCTCCGGTTAAAGAAATGCTCAAGATTGACATCGGCAGCCATGGTGATCTGATTTATTTTGATTTTTCTGCGACGGCCTTTTTGCATCATATGGTGCGCAATATCATGGGGGCGTTGCTGCATATCGGTAAAGGTAACGAAGATCCGGCATGGATGCAGTGGCTAATCGAGCAGCGCAATCGCAGCGTGGCTCCTCCGACATTTATGCCTGATGGTCTGTATTTAACTGGGGTGAGTTACCCTGCCAAATTTAATTTACCTACCGAGCCTGTGCAGCGCTTTGGCTTGATTTGA
- a CDS encoding CvpA family protein, with translation MTQFDYVALTVLGLSMLLSVMRGLTQEILALLAWVLSFWAATQFAETAAVWMPQSIPLDSIRYIAGFVVVFFVAWLLSAIVRITINQFLSATGLKPVDRFLGAAFGIVRGFLLMLTLVVLAGLTSFPKSTVWRNAMFSPLFEQSAEFVKPWLPVVLASRVKFE, from the coding sequence ATGACGCAGTTTGATTATGTAGCTTTGACGGTGCTAGGTCTTTCGATGTTGCTGTCGGTGATGCGCGGTTTGACGCAGGAAATTCTTGCCTTGCTGGCGTGGGTGTTGTCATTTTGGGCGGCAACACAGTTTGCGGAAACCGCGGCGGTATGGATGCCGCAGAGTATTCCTCTCGACTCAATTCGCTATATTGCGGGCTTTGTGGTGGTGTTTTTCGTGGCGTGGCTTTTGTCTGCTATTGTACGCATCACGATCAATCAATTTTTGTCGGCAACCGGTTTAAAGCCCGTTGATCGTTTTTTAGGGGCTGCATTTGGTATTGTGCGTGGTTTTTTGTTGATGTTGACCTTGGTGGTGTTGGCTGGTTTGACTAGCTTTCCCAAGAGCACCGTCTGGCGCAATGCAATGTTTAGCCCGCTATTTGAGCAAAGTGCCGAATTTGTTAAGCCGTGGTTGCCAGTTGTGCTGGCATCACGAGTTAAGTTTGAATAA
- the purF gene encoding amidophosphoribosyltransferase: MCGILGVVAKTPVNQMLYDGLLVLQHRGQDAAGIVTAEQQVLHMHKGQGLVRDVFRTRNMRSLMGNVGIGHVRYPTAGSASSLAEAQPFYVNSPFGIVLAHNGNLTNDKQLKEDMYRTDLRHINTNSDSEALCNVFAHELSRRVSGPQLDAKTVFDAITAVHGRVKGAYAVVAIIAGFGMVAFRDPHGIRPLSLGEHDTAEGKEYTVASESVVHDVLGFKFVRDIAPGEAVYITFEGEFYSQQCHPTPTLIPCIFEHVYFARPDTVIDGISVHEARLKMGEQLAEKVRKQVPALDIDVVIPIPDTSRDSALQLADALGLPYREGFMKNRYIGRTFIMPGQASRKKSVRQKLNPIAVEFRGKNVMLVDDSIVRGTTSKEIVQMVRDSGAKKVYLASAAPPVKFPHVYGIDMPTRNELIATGRDAEQIAAEIGADGVIYQDLSALIQACTDASGGKITQFETSCFDGHYITGDITDAYLDELEAKRLSPLSTKTNEAGTVIDLNIGVAEQNLI, translated from the coding sequence ATGTGTGGCATTCTAGGTGTGGTCGCCAAAACGCCGGTTAATCAAATGTTGTACGATGGTCTGTTGGTGCTACAACACCGCGGTCAAGATGCAGCCGGTATCGTCACTGCAGAGCAGCAAGTGCTGCATATGCATAAAGGGCAGGGCCTGGTGCGCGATGTGTTTCGCACTCGCAATATGCGCTCATTAATGGGCAATGTGGGGATCGGTCACGTTCGTTATCCCACTGCGGGTTCAGCCTCTAGTTTGGCCGAGGCGCAACCGTTCTACGTCAACAGCCCATTTGGGATTGTCTTGGCGCATAACGGCAATCTGACTAATGACAAGCAACTCAAAGAGGATATGTACCGCACTGACCTGCGCCATATCAATACTAATTCGGATTCCGAAGCGCTGTGTAATGTATTTGCACACGAATTGTCGCGCCGCGTGAGTGGCCCGCAATTGGATGCCAAAACCGTTTTTGACGCCATCACGGCAGTGCATGGACGCGTAAAGGGTGCTTACGCCGTGGTCGCAATTATTGCTGGCTTTGGCATGGTGGCGTTCCGTGACCCACATGGCATTCGTCCTTTGTCATTGGGTGAACACGACACCGCAGAGGGTAAGGAATACACCGTCGCAAGCGAATCGGTGGTGCACGACGTACTGGGCTTTAAGTTTGTGCGCGATATCGCACCAGGTGAGGCGGTTTACATTACATTTGAAGGCGAGTTTTATAGCCAGCAATGTCATCCAACCCCAACTTTGATCCCCTGTATTTTCGAGCATGTGTATTTTGCCCGCCCAGATACGGTGATTGACGGTATTTCGGTTCATGAAGCACGCCTGAAAATGGGCGAGCAATTGGCCGAGAAAGTGCGCAAACAAGTGCCGGCACTGGATATCGATGTGGTAATACCAATTCCGGATACCAGCCGTGATTCAGCGTTGCAATTGGCCGATGCCTTAGGCTTGCCGTATCGCGAAGGCTTTATGAAAAATCGCTATATCGGTCGTACCTTCATTATGCCGGGGCAGGCGAGCCGTAAAAAATCGGTGCGCCAAAAGCTTAATCCGATTGCGGTTGAGTTCCGTGGCAAAAATGTAATGTTGGTTGATGACTCGATTGTGCGTGGTACCACCTCAAAAGAAATCGTGCAGATGGTGCGCGATTCTGGTGCCAAGAAAGTCTACTTGGCATCCGCTGCGCCGCCAGTGAAATTCCCGCATGTTTACGGCATTGATATGCCGACTCGTAATGAGTTGATTGCAACTGGGCGAGATGCGGAGCAAATTGCGGCTGAAATTGGTGCAGATGGCGTGATTTATCAAGACTTGTCGGCGCTGATTCAGGCGTGTACCGATGCAAGTGGTGGCAAAATTACCCAGTTTGAAACTTCGTGTTTTGATGGTCACTACATCACTGGCGACATTACCGATGCATATCTGGACGAGTTAGAAGCTAAGCGTTTGTCGCCGCTGTCGACTAAAACCAATGAAGCTGGCACGGTAATCGATTTGAATATTGGCGTTGCCGAGCAAAATTTGATTTAA
- the accD gene encoding acetyl-CoA carboxylase, carboxyltransferase subunit beta — MSWLQKLLPPKIKSRTTPNTSAVPEGLWSKCSACSAVLYRSDLENNLEVCPKCGFHNAVPARARLNQLLDVEGRFEIGSEVKPVDILKFKANKRYSDQLTASATATGEDDAMVVMQGSILSVPVVVAAFEYKFIGGSMGSVVGERFVRGVKVAIENDLPFICVSASGGARMMEGLNSLMQMAKTNAILTKLADKKLPFISLLTDPTMGGVSASFAFLGDVVMAEPGALIGFAGPRVIEQTVRETLPEGFQRSEFLLEKGAIDMIVDRRELRQRLADVLTLLNNQAAVN; from the coding sequence ATGAGTTGGTTACAAAAGTTACTTCCCCCAAAAATCAAAAGCCGTACCACACCGAATACTTCGGCGGTGCCCGAAGGCTTGTGGAGCAAATGTTCGGCCTGCAGTGCAGTACTGTATCGTTCTGATCTGGAAAACAATTTGGAAGTTTGCCCTAAATGCGGCTTTCATAATGCCGTACCAGCACGGGCGCGACTGAACCAATTGCTTGATGTTGAAGGCCGTTTTGAAATTGGCTCGGAAGTAAAGCCAGTCGACATTCTGAAATTTAAAGCCAATAAACGTTATAGCGATCAATTGACGGCCTCTGCCACCGCTACCGGTGAGGACGATGCAATGGTGGTGATGCAGGGCAGTATTTTGTCGGTGCCCGTTGTGGTTGCCGCGTTTGAGTACAAATTTATCGGCGGCTCGATGGGTTCGGTAGTTGGCGAGCGTTTTGTGCGCGGCGTCAAAGTAGCGATTGAAAATGATTTGCCATTTATCTGTGTGTCGGCTTCGGGTGGTGCACGGATGATGGAAGGCCTCAATTCCTTGATGCAAATGGCCAAAACCAATGCCATCTTGACTAAGCTAGCCGACAAAAAGCTGCCATTTATTTCGCTATTGACCGACCCGACAATGGGCGGTGTGTCGGCCTCATTTGCATTCTTGGGCGATGTGGTGATGGCTGAGCCGGGTGCATTGATCGGTTTTGCTGGCCCGCGCGTGATTGAGCAAACGGTACGTGAAACCTTGCCAGAAGGCTTTCAGCGTTCTGAGTTCTTGCTGGAAAAAGGTGCTATCGACATGATTGTCGATCGCCGTGAATTGCGTCAGCGCTTGGCTGATGTACTGACCTTGCTGAATAATCAAGCTGCGGTAAATTAA